The region ACCAATTGGGAAAGAAGGAATATGCCCAATGGGTGACCTTGTTCGGCTTCATCTACATCCTGTTTCAAGTTGCCGCCATCGTCGATGATCTGTTTCAAAAAATCAAATCCGTATTTCTGTTCAACCATTAGGGGGGATCGGCGACGGAAATCTTTCAAATCGTGGGAACCGGCTTGATCACCGCGTTTTTGGCCCTCATCCTGAAGGAACAAAAGCCGAATTTCGCCTTTTTGCTGACGGTGTTTGCCGGCTGTGCGATCTTTCTCTTCCTCATCGACCAGATCTTCCAGATCATCCAAATGCTGCGGCGGATCGCCGTTCATGCCAACGTCAATCTCGTTTACCTGGAAACGATTTTAAAAATCATCGGAATCGCCTACATCGCCGATTTCGCTTCCCAAATCACGAAGGATGCCGGCCAGGGGGCCATCGCTTCCAAAATCGAATTGGGAGGGAAAATATTGATCCTGGCGATGTCCGTTCCGATTTTAACCGTTTTGATCGAAATGGTCCTGAAAATGATCCCGACCTGATTGGGAGTCGAAAATGGCGAGGTGAGACGATGAAAACGAAATGGGCCCGGCTGTTGGCAGTCGCGGCGGTGTTTTTCCTCTTTTGGCTGGATTCCGTTTCGGCGGTTGAAAAGGGCGGGGGGGAAACCGGGGAAGAATTGAGCCCG is a window of Caldibacillus debilis DSM 16016 DNA encoding:
- the spoIIIAD gene encoding stage III sporulation protein AD, yielding MFQIVGTGLITAFLALILKEQKPNFAFLLTVFAGCAIFLFLIDQIFQIIQMLRRIAVHANVNLVYLETILKIIGIAYIADFASQITKDAGQGAIASKIELGGKILILAMSVPILTVLIEMVLKMIPT
- the spoIIIAC gene encoding stage III sporulation protein AC; the encoded protein is MGIDVDVIFKIAGVGIVVAFLVTILDQLGKKEYAQWVTLFGFIYILFQVAAIVDDLFQKIKSVFLFNH